A region from the Solibacillus sp. FSL H8-0523 genome encodes:
- a CDS encoding TVP38/TMEM64 family protein, whose amino-acid sequence MLDWVSIANVELLIEKYKLLGPWFSVLLTSIEAFLPFIPLFVVVVANAGAYGLFWGFMLSWLATVAGSYLFFLIIRKFGNHRLFKKIKAQHQVQKLIQWVDMRGFTPLFVLLCLPFTPVVVVNSVAGLSNLKKNYYFLTLLISKPVMIFFISYLGSDLRAVVSSPMKIIVSCLIIVGIWLLGKWIEHLMNKRVERDLRNARANKQ is encoded by the coding sequence ATGTTAGATTGGGTTAGTATTGCGAATGTTGAATTATTGATTGAAAAATATAAATTATTGGGGCCTTGGTTTAGTGTTTTACTAACATCGATTGAGGCGTTTTTACCGTTTATTCCATTGTTTGTCGTGGTTGTTGCGAATGCGGGAGCTTATGGGTTGTTTTGGGGCTTTATGTTATCGTGGCTAGCGACCGTAGCGGGCTCGTATTTATTCTTTTTAATCATCCGCAAATTCGGCAACCATCGACTATTTAAAAAAATAAAAGCGCAACACCAAGTGCAAAAGCTGATTCAATGGGTTGATATGCGCGGCTTTACACCGCTGTTTGTTCTACTCTGTTTACCATTTACGCCAGTGGTTGTGGTCAACAGTGTGGCAGGCTTATCGAATTTAAAAAAGAACTATTATTTTTTGACATTACTCATTTCTAAGCCGGTGATGATTTTTTTCATTAGTTATTTAGGTAGTGACTTACGCGCGGTTGTAAGTTCGCCGATGAAAATTATCGTATCGTGTCTGATTATTGTCGGGATTTGGCTGTTAGGGAAATGGATTGAACACCTGATGAATAAACGTGTAGAACGAGATTTACGCAATGCACGAGCAAATAAGCAGTAA